TCTGAATAACTCCTTCCAAGGACACATTTGAGAGCAGACAGTAGAGTCCAGTCCAGCTTtgccctgtgagtctcaaaccaTTCCGACAGATCgtctgagatccgcacactgttcatcgttgcctgaatcagtcttgtcagctttcgaggAAAGTTGTGCTCAACTATGATCCTTCATTGCCGTTATTGGTCGATTGCATATGTGGCTTTGAAGTCGACAAAGATGTGGTGCGTGAGAACTTGAGCTATTCTGAGTATTCTGAGTATAAGTTTTGCCGGACATTTCTCGAAGAGCTCCGCTGCGAGGCCGTCTTCTACtactgctttgtggttctttggCTGATTAATGACCTCCTTCACTTCACTCATCGTAGAAGATGGTACTTCATACTGATACTTACTGAACCTGCTTTCCCGGGGCTCATTTTTAAACTTTCCTATAcaaccaaagtttttttttatctcatattTAAAATCTCGAATGAGAGTTAGAAAAGCAATGGTTGAATTATGTTAGACGCTCTTATAACGAAGGCCTTATCTAACAAAACggcacatttttggaaaatttaaaattggttATTCGAGCAATTTCGCCATTTGATTACCCCATGCATCTTCATGAGACATCATCATTTATGGGTTAAGCGTGTGTACTATCACCATGAAGCATGATTGATCCTACAAGCGTTTGGGTAAGACGCACTTACTGTACGCTTACCTTCGGTGCGGATCCCCGCCTGATCTTCGTCGAAAGAAGACTTTTTTGCGGACCAATAGAACAGCGGAAATTTGGTCGGGATGGAACTATCTCTGGTCGTCGTCGTTGTGGTCGTCGGAGTGTTAGTTGAAGATGTTTCGGCCCTCCCATCACCATTGTCACCTTTGGCGAGCGATGAAACGAGATTAACAGATACATGTTTCTTACCTAGGAGACTGGCCGCCTGCGGCTTGAGATCCTTCTGTCGCCAGGTTACGAATACTCCTCCTGCAATGTTCATACCATTGATTATATTGTGTCAAAAGTTGAATGGGCAGCCTCATTTACCTAACAAACCATGGATGAACACCACATCCACATCTGGTTTATTTTTCCTCCGGCCCTTAGGATAGAGGGGATACACATTTGACTCGTAGTTAAAACCATTCGGGTCATCTCGGTCCAGATTGGATAGCGCAATATCGGTGGTCACCTGCATCCGCATGTCAATATCTTTCTGCCAGCGTGACATGATACCGATCCATCCGCTCGCGAAGAAATCGTACGCTCGGTCTTCACAAACAGACAAATTCGCCATAATCCGAGACAACATTAGCTTAATATCGATACTGTCTTTGAAATGCTTCTCCACTTCTATCAACGCTAGCAGTCCACCAGCATCGATTATCTTCCGGCAGTTCTCTTCGGTGGTTGTCAAATGGACAAGAGCACTGAGTGCTTGCTTGAGCGTTTCCGTCTCGAATTGCGTCACGCTAACCCTATAACTGACACCTTCATCTCCAACTGGTTCTTTGATCGGTGTGAATGTGTGTTCCAGCACATATTCAGCGCATTtgttcggaactagtttttcgATCAGACCTTTAACTTCAACCAAAACCTCATGGATTTCCTTTTCCACTCCATACTGCCGGGGCGGTAGGAACCAACGAGAATCACAGTTCGAACGGGCTAAAGAGACTGCCGTCTGCGCGTCGCACAGTTGGGCCAAATGCTGAAAGTCCCAATCTGAAACATTGTGAAACCAATTCAAATATTGCACCACATGGTTTGCATAGTTCATCTTACCTTTTAAATGGTCAATGAGTGCCAATTGCCTAACCGCTTTCAGTCGCTCACTTTGATCGCCCTCTTGGGCAATCTTCAGCAGTCTCCAGGCAACCGAATGTTTGAACGTTTTCCACCACTTCTCGAAGGGTTGGACCACGACATTCACCAACCTTCCATCCTGTCTTTCCTGTTCCAGCTGCTCCAGCAGCGATTGCCTGTAGATGTGATGTTTGATATAAATATAGTCCGGGCGCTTCCGATCAATGTCCAACACTCTTGTGTCCACCAAATTACTCAGGGCGGAATGTATCCGATAAGCCTCGTAGCTCACAAGGCCAACGCTAAAAATGGACATACAATCAGAACGTGGTGCCGTTTATTACGCATTTTCTGAATCATAGCGAGAAAAAATCCGAATCGCCCGAATGTATATCATCACGCTGAAAATTATACTCACAACGACATCAAACCGCATCCCGAGAAAAGTTTGCCCGCTTTTTTATACTCGCTGTACATAATTTAGTGCTCAAATTTGCATCATATACCAGACGTCGTCACTCTTTTCCTTTCCGTGCACGCTTTTCACTTCAACAATTTGTCCTTGAGTTCAACTCCCAATCACTGCGGCAATAGCACACACCGAAAATCACTAGCCAAAATGTTCTTCCGTTTGATTCAAGGCAGTCCAACTCCTATAATTTGCTGCTTTGATATTTCACAGTCTGAAAGTTCTGGTtctgggataaaaaaaaaagatcacacTTCTGTTCACTTGCTTTGCTTGGCTCAAAATGGTTTGAGAAAAACATAGCAGTCTCGCCTCATATAGTGCACAACGAGTTGTCAACAACTGAAAATTTTGTAAACATGCGATCGCGTTGGAGGTGTGTCAACATGGTGTCGACTCGCTCCCCCGGATACACGGGCAGTGGTGCGAAAGAGACCGCTATGGGCAGCGAGAACATCAGCAGATCCGAACACGTCACTTCTCCCACCTAATGTTTTTTGTTTAGTTTCTTTTATCGTGCTTTCTGCTGTGGCGCCCTGAGGAATGCATCGTTATTTACAACTATCCAACTCATCGACACGCAAAACTAACAGGAtgtaaatatttttgtttttttatgaaattttttctaatattaGAATCCTGATGGATACATTTTaacgatcaatattttcacgTTTCATTTGCAGCAACTTTGTTTGCTATGAGCTGAGGTGTTATGAGTGGGTTGGTTCTGATTGGCGGAGGTGCTTCGATGCTGGGACTATCGATGTAAACATTGAGCGGGGGATAAGACAATATACGGGTATACACAGTTTGCACAATGGGATATGGCTGCATTATGGTAATAACATGATAAGGCACCTATGAATGAATACAGCGACTCAAACATGAATTCGTACACCATCATGCGGATCTGTCTTAACAACTTTTGaatgtcgaaaacaagctttcgaaacattgtatttagataaaatcatagtgtcacatgagagtgaaaaggtacgctatattttttcataaaaaggctttttatttcttaaaaaaaatgtttgtagaTTAGCGAAGGTATGTGAATTGTCACAAACTCATTCATACGATagttcaaatttcaattcgATTTCGAAGGTGTTGATCATTTTCAGGATTCCATCTTTAGTATGGTAATCCTTGTTCATTGCGACCATCTTTAGCTGCCTTTAGTCGCTGTCTAGAATCTTTTTGGTATATTTAGGAGGAATATTCATCCATCAAATGGTTTCGAAGATCGTTACTAAACCATAACTAAACGTAATAAATCTGAAAGCAACTTTTAAACGTTGTGGTGGGGGTGCTTGTTTGCTGACGGTATTGGCAATTTGATTTTTCACCAATGATGTAATGTAGTaaagttttaacaaaatgggATTGTACCGAGAATTTGAGTTTTACCACGGCATAAGACATGAATAATAAAGCACATGAAGGTTGCATATGGTtactttacaattattcaagAGTTGTTGGTtactttacaattattcaagAGTTGTTACCACAATCACACGACAACTTTCCAATTAGAAAACTGAATGGAGGAATAGATGAGTAAGCCTCCCAAACACCAGAAAGCTTGTAGATAAAGGCTAAAGgaagttgcaatgaacaagagcTACCATACTAAGGATGGGTTCCTGAAATTGATCAATGCCTTCGAAATCGAATTGAAACTTAAATTACCCAATGAATATGAGTTTGGGTCAACTTCATCACATTCGCTAATCTACAATCATTTCTTTAAGAAATAAAAACCCATATTTCTGAATACAAATCATCAAAACTCTCATGTAACACTATAACTTTATCTAAATGGAATGTCTCGAAAGCTTCTTTTTGACTTTCGAAAGCAGCGAAGAGAAACCTGTATGGCAGACTACGATTTCGAGTTCGAGTTACCCTGAGGTTCCCTGACAACAATCCAATCACTTCCTGATAACGTTCTCGTTCCGCAAACTATGAATTTATTCTGCTTGGAATGAAAGATGATTTGTTTCAAACAATCTTCGTTTCACGTTTCACAAAAAAGTTGCTTTGTTATATTCGGATAATGGTATATCTTAAATCAAATACCATACAAATAACATAATAATCACAATAATCAAGTTAAAAATAAACGTGTGGTGTGACATATCGTGCCATTTTGTGGAATATGAATATTTTCATACTTATTTCTTCAAGTTAAGGAACAATTAGATGggtgttttccaaaaaattatcgCATTGTTCATATAGAACTAGGTGATCATTGTATTACATTCGATTGTTAATCACGATTTCCAgagttaattttgttttccaCCATTTAGAATGAATGTGACAGAATATTTACTGCCCCAAAGATTTAATAACAAACCGCTGTTCCTTTTTTGGAGTATATTTCGCCCCAGATAAACAGATTGAATAGTTTGATCCAAGCTGAAAACCAGAATTCACGATTGTACATGAAGTGCTGAAAGATTTATATTtcatcattctcactaatatctgatCTTACGTTGTCTGTCCTTACATGTTGTCCTTATAtgaatcaaggcgcctagaagtatatcctaaggtgggtcaaTTTGCTCAAACCACTCTGCCGCCATCTTGGAGGTCTACTGTGTttagtttgtaaacaaaacacaatacgcttgtgcacaACCTCGCTTGTAATCAGTCTGTCTCTGTCACGCTTCAAGACAATAATTCcctttctgctttcttccgtactgctctcgctcccctaaccaacttagtgacgaaacggcctcacctagtaccatagacccgtcttgatataAATagtacgttgtttcaatgtccaatgctattaaatttgaAGGTCATTTGAAAAAGCAGCAAGAATTTTAAGGTTGGAATAGCAGTAGAAGAAAccatcagaacaatggacagcgaaaggcagatcatttttAAGGATATTTGTTGCAGTTTTTTTTACAGTGTCGTGTTAGAGGCATTTCCAGGATACTATATGGAGACTAGGACCTTATGGTCTGGAGAATTAATTCCGTACcataaagataaaattactccgtaaggaaatcacagtttcagaagACGAGAAACGATTAGtgaacaaaaattggatgcctaaaaaaatTGACGTTCCGCTCGCATTTTAGGCGCTCCGAtgtcttgtttgtaacgttctcattattagcgaattcgttttgacgtaggactacgtctttcatttctataccggggtgtaaaatcaaagtttcgaaaacgaaagcgttacgccggagaccgagattttgagcgttaatagctcctaaacaactgaacgaaatggtatgataaacacttcattcgaaagataaaatgtctacgcgttctatacttgttactttctgatccaaaaacttgtttcaatagtcttaaaattgctttcaaaacaggctattgaaatcaccaatcgttatataagcgagcgccgctcggaaatccactcagttcaaattgaacagcgattggagcatgttgtcgctgttgtggtgaagctcttcgtttatcatgaaagcgcggatgaacggtgtcaccaagagcctgtttgtgcaccttaggccagaagggaatccatcaggaggagagtgatgccacaaacggttccccgggaagatctcgaagcagccgctacacacacacacacacacatacacgcgcggaattctttccgtttgaatgccattcagtatcgagaaagatccggaaaataatctgccagttcctctgggaatttaaaaatacattcatgtgaaagagtttatttgaaggttttctatccatgtaacactgtgaccaaatatgtttcaatgaaGTGCTATTAAGCAGCAGTAACATCGCGAGCTGAACATTGTCGGCACTCTCTCTCCGCTGATAGCGTGAGGACGCGCTTCCATTGACCCGGGAGAATGTCGCAGTGTGGAATCAACGCCGCATTACGTGATTGGCACCCACGTATTGACTAGCTGCAGAAAGGGTTTTAATGAGTTTTCCCCGCTGTAGCTAGCAAAGAAACTTCTAGACTGAGACTTCATATTTGAAGCCTATCCATTGATCACAATGGATAATATCGGCGGTCGCGACattcaggaggaataaacatcctttcaaaatcaaaattatggatgaaaatttactttgttacttttcatcacataaaataaatattagatactatttattttatgtgatgaaataagagattttattccgatatcgcagaaacattgaacgaaaactgtgtttaATGATGATTATTATAGTAAtattttgtggaacaaacaggaaatgaatCGACGAATGGTTAAGTGATTGTCagaacctaagtggtgcggactcaatccacttcattctcaagcaaattcttgcatgttttcaagcgatttcttgcaataaattctcagaccaccagagatgccagatttacaaatatgtttgtaaatttacagacatatctgtaaaacattcatcacatctattcatcacatcaaaaatatttgactcaccatatgacatttttccatagttttaatacagaaaagttattatatttagtatatatcaatacacatgacgttagaccagcgatactcaacctgcggcccggcagtccttcttgttggcccaactggtgtgtatgatgtttggaactcatacacataagtacttttgccttgacatcattgcagacgaaaaagaggatacggttattcacaattaatgaacaattgcattctctgcaggtaaggaaaaatcttgaacgaaaattgtctctgataattattttctgttctagacaagattgttttgctgaaatgcaaggagatttattgaaaaatagttaagttagggtcaggactatgcaacctatgtatttaaacaacatcgaataaaaattttcattctattttcaacaacttacatttgctttcgggtctgcttatgacgaaatatgggttactattcgatattgttacgacagacatggttcatggccgtgtggtggtctaaaacttgtatagccttacatggcggatggaaaatatacactgcatttttttaaaaataaaaacgacaagaccgcaagccttggtggatgtccaatatatcaacggagaaatactgtgttttataaaaattaacaacgcgtatgtttgtgtatgtatgtgtatgtatgtatgtgtagatcgttgaaacatttaaacacacttacagcacataagttattaagtggtccgaaaaatcattgaaatgaatgaattgaaaattaataacatttgaatcactgaatcgatttagatgatcgacatataaaattgacctagccttttatgaaaaaatatttaacttgcgaaaaacataattatattttagtaattattgattgtagtcgttttttattttttttatgactttggactagagggcgctatatatttttatatttttcttgaaagctgaggattttttacacaacatatctcgatatcagggttgctattttttcgttttttagatatgattttaaaaaaaatcatttttccccatttgtccaaaaataactttctgcaaaaaatcataacatttgaactactgaaccgatttagatgatcgatatattaaattgaagccaataagcaaaactcacacttgcgggaagattggattctagtagcataggtctagtttagtcacatatgaatattgatcgaagacttaaaacatgttaaatttacaaaattctaacttaaaaacgataattatagcatctctgatatcgagatgtgttaagtaaatactcctcagctttccataaaaaatataaaaaaatatagcgctcctatctttaaccgagaaaactatgaaaaactaactcaatccataattacaaaaacaaaaatatttataaaataataaaataatatttttaaaaaaaatatatctcgtaagcttcaatttgatatgtcgatgatatgaatcggtccaatagttcgaaagttatgattttttgtagtgggagaaatggggaaaaattgtttttcgaaccatcgattagttttgcaaaatcatatttcaaaaacgaaaaaaatagcatctctgatatctagatattttatgcaaaagttctcagctttcaatccatattaaaaataggatccatattatatgcaagttaaatatttctcaattaaagctcattggcttaaatttgatatgtcgatcatctaaatcggttgagtggttcgaaagttataaatttttgaaaaaagtcattttgggaaaaagtggaaaaaatgatttttgggatcaccctaaaatggaaatgggcaccctaatgacaaattaaaaaaatacgagtttaatgttttgcgataaagaacaaaattaccacttttgacgaagagctgagaaccactatattagtttggcatggaatggctgtatatatatatatacagaatacaatcttacgtgcatcgtgatgtacaaagtattaatgaataagtgaaaattaacgttaaaagacatttctatagatctgcacacttttacagacttttccacatttttaacagacattcacatgtttttacagactttttttaaaaatcatctggcagctcttccttccactttttatcgaatatttccaaatcgcaggagtaaacatttacgtgactctgactttgtttgtttttattacgttcggaaaaacgttatgacaaagagaggggacattaaaaatgcgttgctcagtgaaaggctgagatggtcttttagagatgcaatggttaattaaacaattgacggaaaaatgtagttcgttcattttataattttacttatttttgcccttgacaacaatacctcttttatagtgttgattatcataagaaaaataacactcctgatcgttggatctcttttgacatttcaattggatcttttttgacagccgttttgattcagtccgcactacctaggtcagAACtgcatgtgttaggtaatcaaataatatgaagtaaaaattttcattcaaacttttatatttttacattgCACTTgtcccttctgatctgatagaaaataatttacctcccaagcactaatatcgccaccagatgacgacactgtacatttgtcgtcgcaaatataaacaaatcggactatataacgcacaccaacaaaccaccgcattcgtgaaactaaaaacgttttttttacggagtcagtttggcactgactcagttttacaaacgaattcgctatatgcCTCATTCCTCCCCAACTAtcgagcgatttttttgtgaatataatcagaacagaAACAAGgtttgaaatcggctcagcaacgatacgatgaattTGTTAATGATAGTATTagaatctagattcagaaaaactatgtgtAAGCCTTATAAAACACACGAATGGCTTGctaatgtaaatgtagtatttgtagtaaataaatgagtgttttgttcatgctaataaaatagatttttctctacaacgaatattttcgataacacagatttttgaaacaaaaaagtcacaagagggttgtgtccgagacacgaccgcattgttgacgtaggattccgttaggctatctgttgagttTGGATATTggtgaagaattacatcgtttaaATCATTATGGCCTTGAAAAGGGCCGTGTTTTTcggttgtttgttcactccaccagtgtttaccgagtgatgatgacagaaggatgttaaacagtcgttgaatggtgcgtatcaTATAAAAGGtgtcgaagtggaatgagatatgatgaaaaccatcctctgtgaccctaaacgagatgcctcctgtgttatgtatggatgaaataacgaaaaaaaatattcccaaatgtaatataagataattaccaataccgaacacaattatcgatTTTTCACATCAGTAAAACCATGTTACtttaatgtagagaaaacatatttgaaatggaaacatatttaatttgtaattttcttttataatttttatattctgagtatttattcaacccaatacgaattttaattgaactaacaacacctaatactatatgtaaagcatatgagaaatcactttttcacttttccaattttcctcgccgtataaactttccctgggtgaaaatgaacacaacaacacAGACATCTTAAACCTAACGACCCGTTTCCGAGCGGAAACACACCTTAgtttatatttatgaaaattgaaacatatatataatatcaagtcatttttaaaacaattgctaccatatacaattttacacttacacttgtgctagaagttttacaatgcataatcggtcattgatatgaaatttcacgaagcaaccaacataaaagttccaaatttaaattttatttgctagaattaatcgtatcactcaccttacttgcaaagtaaaaatgcccccgacttgcatatataatTGCAATGTCGCTTTCCcctaggtagcttggttttgatgtctctattagggaacacatttcggtggaaacaaaagctccccctacttttatgtatttgcaatgccgatttcccccaggcagcttggttttgatgtctctgttagggaaccgccgcatgtgtcgtcaatttcgaccaatcagaagtgggtatttctgttAGGAGAGGGGTtgcgatttttcaattgttcgatagttaatttcatgatttcatactttcttcaatataaaaaattgttatggagtgtcgaaatcgattgacgcaaaaatttcatcaatccatcatgaaatgacagaGCAATAAGCTttggaaattggacaatttttacgatgtgctcgattttcgattttaaatttgtaccccaatatgttcccgaaagacgtaatcctacgtcaaaatcgaggggttgtatccgagacacgaccgcttaggacgtaggaatatacgcaatatttttttttaatttgttgatttatcatttcggatattatttgtgaatacgtcaaaagttcataaataacttttcaGTAAAAACTTCCGGGGactctgaaaaggtttaatggcttgcgtggttttgtagaatcatttcgagagacaacgattctttcttgcctttgcgagaacaatccactaattggtcatatgtcgctatttgtttctttatatcaatgcatcaatgcatcaatGAGACATCTTCCgtacatcgccattcaacaagcatcaaacacgcgtctaacagatgcacacagttgcagtgataaacttcaagtgaaatattcactagcgttcacagctcggggggaaacataaaacacaaaacgagcagaataagcgacctttgttgtttttggcacagaaagattctgaaaattttcctcagagcagatgcaatacttatacgctagcgacagcttacttacttcgcaaatattctcttttcgctatccctcttcgttgtttctatccttcttcttcttcttttcatttatttacggagactttaaatccaacgattcattcatctccgactgtttctattctagcggctgcataagttgctcgttattgacagttaTTGAACGCACATAAATGGACAGATCAAATGTATGGAGAAATGGAAacgctttcaattttcatcaatttaaaccatatacagactatggtatTGTAATGTACAACACATCAAACTAATCTTAGAAAGtttccgatttgattggtacgcaaatcgttaaaattcgtgcgcagcaaaaatagttattaacattaattttatttcataaaaacgtgacctgttttctgatttggcacccttaatgtaagacgtagtcctacgtcaaaagtacagATCAGGAAGATTTTTAACACCTCTGGTACAAATAAAAACGGgactcgcagtttgcatatatttgcaatggcgatttccccaggctccttgtttttgaaatctgtgttggggaaaccgtatttCGCTGTCACGCTGGCAGTCAGGGCGTTTACATGACGCTTggcatttcacaattattcaattatttatctcaagaaaagcaacatttcattgtgattgatgcgtagaaatatttcctatcaatttatgcaaacatatttccgatctattaagaaatgctcgagttataagcattcgaagtttttcattgt
The Toxorhynchites rutilus septentrionalis strain SRP chromosome 2, ASM2978413v1, whole genome shotgun sequence genome window above contains:
- the LOC129770374 gene encoding protein SERAC1 isoform X2, encoding MYSEYKKAGKLFSGCGLMSFVGLVSYEAYRIHSALSNLVDTRVLDIDRKRPDYIYIKHHIYRQSLLEQLEQERQDGRLVNVVVQPFEKWWKTFKHSVAWRLLKIAQEGDQSERLKAVRQLALIDHLKDWDFQHLAQLCDAQTAVSLARSNCDSRWFLPPRQYGVEKEIHEVLVEVKGLIEKLVPNKCAEYVLEHTFTPIKEPVGDEGVSYRVSVTQFETETLKQALSALVHLTTTEENCRKIIDAGGLLALIEVEKHFKDSIDIKLMLSRIMANLSVCEDRAYDFFASGWIGIMSRWQKDIDMRMQVTTDIALSNLDRDDPNGFNYESNVYPLYPKGRRKNKPDVDVVFIHGLLGGVFVTWRQKDLKPQAASLLGKKHVSVNLVSSLAKGDNGDGRAETSSTNTPTTTTTTTRDSSIPTKFPLFYWSAKKSSFDEDQAGIRTEEGITSYKDELLPLQQSPKKIRPSISDTATKELIQALREEEPLSSEWSVVFPDLPILAEEKYTSPAVRNTEGRYSVSGEQWLQEPLGDESVGRSFCWPMEWLPKDFPNIRVIGLNYDSSLSQWSASGCPCEKYDGKLEKRAAEFLQKLANSEIGQDRPVVWVGHSMGGLLIKSIIVQASTSENPAVRRIAENSRAIMFLGTPHRGSAVAKLKQHTSALIWPSVEVRELEENSKQLLHLNKTFLKTIGSLKRKPEIVSICEGVPTALTSFKFPIHIVPEVSARIDEGDFYMTKEDHLNLSKPMCRQTFLYQRLISTIFCAMQSAKHTDEGQEAHEKVSSAKGTDVGKMHSSVFSDVYRQLRQLDRLFNIFL
- the LOC129770374 gene encoding protein SERAC1 isoform X1, translated to MYSEYKKAGKLFSGCGLMSFVGLVSYEAYRIHSALSNLVDTRVLDIDRKRPDYIYIKHHIYRQSLLEQLEQERQDGRLVNVVVQPFEKWWKTFKHSVAWRLLKIAQEGDQSERLKAVRQLALIDHLKGKMNYANHVVQYLNWFHNVSDWDFQHLAQLCDAQTAVSLARSNCDSRWFLPPRQYGVEKEIHEVLVEVKGLIEKLVPNKCAEYVLEHTFTPIKEPVGDEGVSYRVSVTQFETETLKQALSALVHLTTTEENCRKIIDAGGLLALIEVEKHFKDSIDIKLMLSRIMANLSVCEDRAYDFFASGWIGIMSRWQKDIDMRMQVTTDIALSNLDRDDPNGFNYESNVYPLYPKGRRKNKPDVDVVFIHGLLGGVFVTWRQKDLKPQAASLLGKKHVSVNLVSSLAKGDNGDGRAETSSTNTPTTTTTTTRDSSIPTKFPLFYWSAKKSSFDEDQAGIRTEEGITSYKDELLPLQQSPKKIRPSISDTATKELIQALREEEPLSSEWSVVFPDLPILAEEKYTSPAVRNTEGRYSVSGEQWLQEPLGDESVGRSFCWPMEWLPKDFPNIRVIGLNYDSSLSQWSASGCPCEKYDGKLEKRAAEFLQKLANSEIGQDRPVVWVGHSMGGLLIKSIIVQASTSENPAVRRIAENSRAIMFLGTPHRGSAVAKLKQHTSALIWPSVEVRELEENSKQLLHLNKTFLKTIGSLKRKPEIVSICEGVPTALTSFKFPIHIVPEVSARIDEGDFYMTKEDHLNLSKPMCRQTFLYQRLISTIFCAMQSAKHTDEGQEAHEKVSSAKGTDVGKMHSSVFSDVYRQLRQLDRLFNIFL
- the LOC129770374 gene encoding protein SERAC1 isoform X3, whose protein sequence is MYSEYKKAGKLFSGCGLMSFVGLVSYEAYRIHSALSNLVDTRVLDIDRKRPDYIYIKHHIYRQSLLEQLEQERQDGRLVNVVVQPFEKWWKTFKHSVAWRLLKIAQEGDQSERLKAVRQLALIDHLKDWDFQHLAQLCDAQTAVSLARSNCDSRWFLPPRQYGVEKEIHEVLVEVKGLIEKLVPNKCAEYVLEHTFTPIKEPVGDEGVSYRVSVTQFETETLKQALSALVHLTTTEENCRKIIDAGGLLALIEVEKHFKDSIDIKLMLSRIMANLSVCEDRAYDFFASGWIGIMSRWQKDIDMRMQVTTDIALSNLDRDDPNGFNYESNVYPLYPKGRRKNKPDVDVVFIHGLLGGVFVTWRQKDLKPQAASLLEGITSYKDELLPLQQSPKKIRPSISDTATKELIQALREEEPLSSEWSVVFPDLPILAEEKYTSPAVRNTEGRYSVSGEQWLQEPLGDESVGRSFCWPMEWLPKDFPNIRVIGLNYDSSLSQWSASGCPCEKYDGKLEKRAAEFLQKLANSEIGQDRPVVWVGHSMGGLLIKSIIVQASTSENPAVRRIAENSRAIMFLGTPHRGSAVAKLKQHTSALIWPSVEVRELEENSKQLLHLNKTFLKTIGSLKRKPEIVSICEGVPTALTSFKFPIHIVPEVSARIDEGDFYMTKEDHLNLSKPMCRQTFLYQRLISTIFCAMQSAKHTDEGQEAHEKVSSAKGTDVGKMHSSVFSDVYRQLRQLDRLFNIFL